The DNA segment TTTTAAACATAACATACCCGATGACACAAAGaggaattcatactggagagaaacctttcgcctgccaacaatgtggaaagagttacACTAACAAAAGAAACCTTAAAAATCACGTGAgtgttcatactggagagaaacatttcacctgcaaactgtgtggaaagagcttcattaataaatcaaaacttaaaagCCACATCAGAactcatactggagagaaaccttacacatgtTCTCAATGTGCaaaaagttttacacataaaCAATGCCTCAATGACCACATGCAAGTTCACACTGGAGATaaacctttcacctgcaaactgtgtggaaagagcttcacaaaAAAAGGAacccttaaagtccacatgagagttcacactggagataaacctttcacctgcaaactgtgtggaaagcGCTTCATTAGTAAATCAAACCTTAAATACCACATGATAAGTCACagtggagagaaaccttacacatgtTCCCAATGTGGAAAAAGctttaaacataaacaacatctcgatgtccacatgagaattcatactggagagaaacctttcacctgccaacaatgtggaaagagcttcactaGAAGAGGAAaccttaaaaaacacatgaacattCACACTAGAGAGAAGCTGTTTACATTAGGGTTGCCGCGGTGAGGAAAATTTCCCACCTAACCGACGTGTGACAACACTGGTAATACCGGTATCANNNNNNNNNNNNNNNNNNNNNNNNNNNNNNNNNNNNNNNNNNNNNNNNNNNNNNNNNNNNNNNNNNNNNNNNNNNNNNNNNNNNNNNNNNNNNNNNNNNNNNNNNNNNNNNNNNNNNNNNNNNNNNNNNNNNNNNNNNNNNNNNNNNNNNNNNNNNNNNNNNNNNNNNNNNNNNNNNNNNNNNNNNNNNNNNNNNNNNNNNNNNNNNNNNNNNNNNNNNNNNNNNNNNNNNNNNNNNNNNNNNNNNNNNNNNNNNNNNNNNNNNNNNNNNNNNNNNNNNNNNNNNNNNNNNNNNNNNNNNNNNNNNNNNNNNNNNNNNNNNNNNNNNNNNNNNNNNNNNNNNNNNNNNNNNNNNNNNNNNNNNNNNNNNNNNNNNNNNNNNNNNNNNNNNNNNNNNNNNNNNNNNNNNNNNNNNNNNNNNNNNNNNNNNNNNNNNNNNNNNNNNNNNNNNNNNNNNNNNNNNNNNNNNNNNNNNNNNNNNNNNNNNNNNNNNNNNNNNNNNNNNNNNNNNNNNNNNNNNNNNNNNNNNNNNNNNNNNNNNNNNNNNNNNNNNNNNNNNNNNNNNNNNNNNNNNNNNNNNNNNNNNNNNNNNNNNNNNNNNNNNNNNNNNNNNNNNNNNNNNNNNNNNNNNNNNNNNNNNNNNNNNNNNNNNNNNNNNNNNNNNNNNNNNNNNNNNNNNNNNNNNNNNNNNNNNNNNNNNNNNNNNNNNNNNNNNNNNNNNNNNNNNNNNNNNNNNNNNNNNNNNNNNNNNNNNNNNNNNNNNNNNNNNNNNNNNNNNNNNNNNNNNNNNNNNNNNNNNNNNNNNNNNNNNNNNNNNNNNNNNNNNNNNNNNNNNNNNNNNNNNNNNNNNNNNNNNNNNNNNNNNNNNNNNNNNNNNNNNNNNNNNNNNNNNNNNNNNNNNNNNNNNNNNNNNNNNNNNNNNNNNNNNNNNNNNNNNNNNNNNNNNNNNNNNNNNNNNNNNNNNNNNNNNNNNNNNNNNNNNNNNNNNNNNNNNNNNNNNNTGAGGGATGAAGCGTCCTTCAGTTGCTGGCCCTTTGGCCTGGAGActtccgcagtctcctccctgatggcagcagactgaagaagctgtgtgacggtgagtggatcacctgcaatgcagagggcttttcgagtgagacgggtttccataaatgtcctggagggaggggagagagacaccaatgatccttctcagctgctctcactactGCGTTGCAGGTCTTCCGCAGACGCGTTGCAGGGCGCCATACCacgtgatgcagctggtcagaatgctctcgattgTGCCGTCTGTataaggtgtacatgatggggggtggggctctggctctcctcattTTGCGGAGGAAGTATAgatgctgttgtgatttcttggccagtgctgcagtgttgtcgttccaggagaggtcctctgttaTGTGCACACCCAGGACACTTgttgctgctcactctctccacagtccgCACCGTTTATGGTCAGAGGAAGACATGCTGAGTGTTgcctctcctgaagtcaacaacaatctcttcttcgtcttctccacgttcagagagagatttgTTTTGTCACTGCACCACGGGTGGTGCCggggccaggcggctcacctcgctcctgtagtttgtctcatctcgttgctaatgagacccaccgaCAGTCGtggtcatccgcaaacttaataaagaggttggagttgtgggGACGGTGTGCAGGCTGCgatcgtgggtcagcagagtgaagaggaggggctcagcacacattcttggggggccccagtgtttcAGTGTGATGGTTGCTGGATTTGTTTGCTGCCGACACAGtatactgcctgaggtcttccagtcagaaaaaAGTCCAACAGGCCAGTTGcccagcgaagtgttgagccccagctcgaccagtgtTTGTGAaggagctgttgagggatgatttgTGGGTAAAATAATGCGGAACTGAAGTCATGAActactattctgacgatgttctttttttctctagatgtgtagTGCTGATTGGATGGTAGTatttgagatggcatcatcggtcccGACCGTTGGGACCGCTATGCAAACTGGATGGGTCCAAAAGGGAGGGGGTGAGGGTCAGACTTGAGATGGTGCATGACTAGACCGTTCGGAGCACTTCATGATGATGTGGAGTAGTCAACAGTCGTAGTCTTGAAGCGGTGGAGATGGCTTCtctcgggactggaatgatggtggtagctttgaagcatgtgggaacaacagcttgactaagtgagatgttgaaaatgtcgtGAAGACATcatgagttctgctgcacagtctctcagtacacgcccagaatgttgtcaggacccggagctttgcgtgcattgatcctgctgaaggatctcctcacgctgtctggggtcagcatcatcacctggtcactgggagtgatgtggagtcttctgtgcagtggagctgttttgtgacTCAAACCCAGCGAAGAAGGGTCGTCGTTTCGCAGAGGATTTGTCACAGGTCCCCGCGGGGGCTTGACCGAAAATggctgtatcccctgccacaggctccaaAAGTTTTTGCGTCGCTGAATTGaggggctatcctcctggagtacttcCTAGCCTCTTGatgcgggataggttggcccggCTGTTCCCGGCCCCCTcgctccagctctgaaggcagcttTTCCGCtcccaggagtctgtagacttcccctgccCAGGTTTGGGGGCCCCGGGGACAGTAAGGTTTTTGACTTTTACATCCTCAATCCTGGTGTTGTGGCGTGACAGTCCCCAGTACCCTGGGGTCGGGGAGTTATTTAAGGGGACCCTGTTTAAACATATTCCGCAGTTGTATCAAAGCGCCCTAAAAGAGCCCAGCATCCTTCTGGCCACCTTGAACTGTTTCTGAACTTTTTTCGACTTTAACGACCCGGTCGTTgcggcattagcatgacagtgaggGGTCGGGAGGAccggggggggggagggggggggtttgTAACTCCTCTCGTGTGggtaaaaaagtcaaaatgtttttacctctttttaaaaagttaatgtgttgggTTTTTAggaaaaaacccttttttaaGTCAGCAGGtaaaatccccagctatgatgagaaagaTGGGGGGGCTTCTGCTgccactgatgtgctggtacattTCATTTAGTGATCGTTCCTTTTGCGTTGTGTTGTTCGGGGGAATAGTAACTCCGAAACGGCAGTATGACAGTATATTCCCtcgcagatagaacggccggcactatAATCATAACTCCATCCAGGGGTGaggcagtgtttgcagatcacaacatcATCCCGGCCCAACGCGcgcattgatgtaaacacaaagcccgccggcCGCGAGGGTTTTCCTCCCAAGCgagacgcgagctctgtctgctcgatagcaagTCAAgatggtcgagctgaatggctcAGTCCGGAACGCTTGTCCGCTGAGCCATGTTTTCCGTGAATTACAAaccacacaacagtctcttacagtccgtCTGAGTTCCACACGGAAAAGCAAGCAAAATAATACCTAGTTCCtgtctttgagctcttttttaGAGTGGAAGTCTTTTCAGACTGTAGGAACAAAAAAGATTTTTCCTCGCAGTTTATGAAGTCCTGAAGATTCGTCCTACTGATCTTTCTCCTCAATTTCCTTCCGTACTTCCCTCTCCCTCTTTCAGTGCCATCATATATAAAGGTGGAAAAACAAACCAAGAAAAAAAGTTAACCCCAGTTTAATGGCACAAAGcaataaaccaacaaaacaatATAGTATAATCAAACAACATATTGTACAAACTACACCATGGTCTCCAAACATAGGCCTTCCCATCTTCCTCAGAACCTGAAACaatgtagcgtatcagacccgaaccaaaCAGTTTCAGGACCCGAACACAAACCAATTAAAGCATTCGATCAGGGACCATGGATTGAATCATGAGGAGCCGAATCTTCAGAAAGGGCAACAGGATGGTTGTAAAATCAAATTCCCTAGTGCAAGCAATAGATCAGAGTAAGCAAGTCccactaaccaaccaactctttcacacccagaacagctttcaacattaacaccattagaacaattattgacaaattTTCAATTCCAAAACAGAGATTGTCGAATTTGGGAGCAAGTAgtatcaagattgatggtcaaagaagATGCTACAGCCTGACCCATCACAGGCTTGGTGCATCTCCTGGTCCCAGCCTACCCTGAGAGTAAAAAAGATCGTTGGAATTGACTTcccccccccacctagcagaaccagactgaaattcctttaaggggaccCTTTTTTACACCTCTGTTTTTCTCACAGAACGTCCTTACGTtcctttatgtttgttttctacaTGCACTTATTGCTGTATGTCTTTTAAATAAACTCTTAGAAATCAGCTTAAGTGTAttcatattcaaatgtatttagttATGTGGTTTCAAATCTTATTTGCTTGAAAAAGGTTCTGACCATCAGTTGTTTTGTGTCAAATGTATcctattcttatcataggaatcatgtccataAATATATACCTCTGCGCTTGTTGTTCGTCCTTTCTGCCATCACAATTGCAGACATGGTTTATTGGGGGATGTGTGTACGTGGCATGATGGCAACGTCATAACGTgtaaaaaagacagtacaagtcagcggttctcaattacAGTCCTCGCACACCCCTGCCAATCAGGTGTCAcaaccttgcttttcagaccggaTGAGCATTGTCAAAAACGCTGCGTTTTTCAGAAAGATGGGGCTAGAGGCGAAACAAAATGTACCAGTAtgtggacaatttttttttgaaccGTAAAATCcgcataaaacatttcattcccACAAaagaccaaatacacaaaatcagtatgacccctttaagtactACGAATAATGGTGTTATTTTTAGAagcaaacattgtttttaatttgaacagaaaaataaaacgtTTGACTAATTTCGGTATTACCGTTTCAACTGAAATCCAATGATGGTCATCAACAATGCCCCATGTGAAAGCAGGATCTTCTCAGCTGGCACTTGAAATGCAGTCAATTAACATTTGTCTGATCATGTTATCTCAACACGACTGTCGTCAAACCACTTTTAGCGGCATACGATCACACTGCTGTGATTAGAACGTTCAGGTGTGTGCATCACTCATGCATTCAAACCTGTTTTCCGCTTTTTCCCTGGCAGCTATGTAGTTCATTATCACAAACTATTCTAGTGTTTTTCCAACTCATCCataaccagtgttgccaagtgcGCTACTTTCacactgttgtttttaatgtctgcGGGGTTTTAGTGACCCATAACGTTAATAATTTGCACCCCGAACATGCGTATTTTTACAAGGGGAACTAGaccaaaaatgtatcattttaccCCACGCTTTGGGAATGTGATTGTTAACCGTGGGTCCCCCTCGAAAATTGTATTTGCTTAGTTTTGACTAGCaatttggagggggggggggggggttctgttGTGAAAAACCCGGGCATCTCCCTGTCATATAACGCTTAGTTTTAGACTCCAGACCATTTATAATACACTCCAAGTACTAggcaaaacaatacatttatagtttttaaaaataaaccctAATAGTCTCTGGAAGCGGCCAAAATATGTATCCTTACAAATATAGAACGACGGAATGTTTTACCGATTTTTACATACACACTGTTGAG comes from the Cyprinus carpio isolate SPL01 chromosome B4, ASM1834038v1, whole genome shotgun sequence genome and includes:
- the LOC122137242 gene encoding gastrula zinc finger protein XlCGF8.2DB-like, with the protein product MTQRGIHTGEKPFACQQCGKSYTNKRNLKNHVSVHTGEKHFTCKLCGKSFINKSKLKSHIRTHTGEKPYTCSQCAKSFTHKQCLNDHMQVHTGDKPFTCKLCGKSFTKKGTLKVHMRVHTGDKPFTCKLCGKRFISKSNLKYHMISHSGEKPYTCSQCGKSFKHKQHLDVHMRIHTGEKPFTCQQCGKSFTRRGNLKKHMNIHTREKLFTLGLPR